A genome region from Bacillaceae bacterium IKA-2 includes the following:
- the murA gene encoding UDP-N-acetylglucosamine 1-carboxyvinyltransferase, whose protein sequence is MEKIIIQGGKRLTGTVKVAGAKNAVLPVITASILASHGRSHIFDVPALADVYTINQVLTNLNIDVVFENGKIEVDADKILKTEAPFEFVSKMRASFLVMGPLLARAGRARIALPGGCAIGSRPIDQHLKGFEAMGAVVEIGNGFIDAKVDGRLKGAKIYLDFPSVGATENIMMAATLAVGTTVIENAAEEPEIVCLANYLNTMGAKVRGAGTGTLRIEGVERLIGASHTIIPDRIEAGTFMVAAAITGGNVLVEGALSEHLRPLIAKMEEMGVTIIDEENGIRVIGPKKLKAIDIKTMPHPGFPTDLQAQMMSLLLRAEGTSMITETVFENRFMHVEELRRMNANIKIEGRTAIITGPVRLQGAEVSATDLRAGAAVIIAGLVAEGRTRVDELKHIDRGYVDFTQKLKNLGANIERIYEIDRSQLDNLQAPSPLQLNRVLGG, encoded by the coding sequence TTGGAAAAAATAATTATTCAAGGAGGAAAACGATTAACTGGTACAGTGAAAGTTGCAGGCGCTAAAAACGCAGTGTTACCAGTAATCACCGCATCTATTTTAGCAAGTCACGGTAGGAGTCATATTTTTGATGTACCTGCTCTTGCAGATGTTTACACGATAAATCAAGTTTTAACGAACTTGAATATTGATGTAGTTTTTGAAAATGGAAAAATTGAAGTTGATGCAGATAAAATTTTGAAAACTGAAGCACCTTTTGAATTTGTAAGTAAAATGAGAGCATCGTTTTTAGTGATGGGACCATTATTGGCGAGGGCAGGTCGTGCTAGGATTGCTTTACCAGGTGGTTGTGCAATTGGCTCAAGACCAATTGATCAGCACTTAAAAGGCTTTGAAGCAATGGGTGCTGTTGTTGAAATTGGCAATGGTTTCATTGATGCTAAAGTCGACGGACGTCTTAAAGGAGCAAAAATTTATTTAGATTTCCCAAGCGTTGGTGCGACAGAGAATATTATGATGGCGGCTACCCTTGCTGTAGGAACAACAGTGATCGAAAATGCTGCAGAAGAACCTGAAATCGTCTGTTTAGCGAACTATTTAAATACAATGGGTGCGAAAGTTCGTGGAGCTGGTACAGGTACGCTTCGTATCGAAGGCGTAGAGCGTTTAATCGGAGCGAGCCATACAATTATTCCTGACCGAATTGAGGCTGGTACTTTTATGGTAGCGGCAGCTATTACAGGCGGGAACGTTCTAGTAGAAGGAGCTTTATCAGAACACCTTCGTCCTCTTATTGCAAAAATGGAAGAAATGGGCGTCACAATTATTGATGAAGAAAACGGTATTCGTGTGATTGGTCCAAAAAAATTAAAAGCAATTGATATTAAAACAATGCCACATCCAGGATTCCCGACAGATTTGCAGGCACAAATGATGTCCTTACTGTTAAGAGCAGAAGGCACAAGCATGATTACGGAAACAGTTTTTGAAAATCGCTTCATGCATGTCGAAGAATTACGCCGAATGAATGCTAATATCAAAATCGAAGGCAGAACAGCGATCATCACAGGACCAGTAAGACTTCAAGGAGCAGAAGTATCAGCTACAGATCTTCGCGCTGGAGCCGCAGTAATTATCGCCGGACTTGTTGCCGAAGGTCGCACAAGAGTCGACGAATTAAAGCATATCGACCGTGGTTACGTTGATTTCACCCAAAAATTAAAAAATCTCGGTGCCAACATCGAGCGAATTTATGAAATAGATCGATCGCAACTAGATAACCTCCAGGCTCCATCACCATTACAATTAAACAGAGTATTAGGTGGCTGA